TGCCCCAGCTTCAATCTCTGTTGTGAGTAAACAAGATATTCAAGAAGCTCCTTTTCGAGATGTTACAGATGCATTAAGAGATATCCCTGGTGTTAACGTTTCTGGTCGCGGCAATAGTGCTGATATTAGTATTCGTGGAATGGATCCTAAATACACGCTATTTATGGTAGATGGAAAACGTCAAAACTCTCGTCAATCTCGCCCTAATGGTAGTGAAGGGTTTGAGCAAGGTTGGATCCCTCCTCTTTCTGCCATTGAGCGTATTGAAGTTGTTCGTGGCCCTATGTCTTCACGTTATGGATCTGATGCGATGGGCGGCGTTATTAACGTTATTACTAAAAAAGTCAGCGATGTTTGGGGCGGTAGCGTTCGTTTAGAGAGCAATATTGAAGGGGAATCCCATACTGGTAATACTCAAACTGCTGAAATTTATTTAAATGGTCCGATCATCACAGAAAAACTTGGATTACAACTCTACGGTAAATACTCTCATCGCTCTGAAGGGAAGTATTATCAAAATAATAAAGGGGATGATATTGGCGGTTCTGCTGAAGATAAAATGCATAACCTCGGTGGAAAACTCACCTTTGTACCCGTTGCTGGTCACACCATTGAATTAGAAGCAGGCACGGCGGTTCAGCGAACTATTGCAAATGTTGGCAAAAGCCTCCCAAAAGGGAACGATGCGGATGATACCCACAGAAGAGATAACCAATCTATTCGCTATTTAGGGGAATATGATAATGGTATTACTTCGGACTTTATGATCACTCATGAAAAAACAGACAATAGATTCCGTCACATCACCTTTGAAAATCTTGAAGCCAACGGGAATGTGATCATTCCTATCGGAATGCATACCGTCACTGTTGGCGGGCAAATTCGTAAAGAAACCCTAAAAGGGGAAGATAATGCCGTGACCGATGCTCCAAGAAAACTCACGCATAAGAGCCAAGCCCTCTTTATTGAAGATGAGTGGTGGTTACTCGATAACTTCTCATTAACAGGTGGCTTACGCTATGATCACGATGAAGATTATGGTAGCAACTTTACGCCAAGACTCTATGCTGTATGGAATACGACAGATGCCATCACTATTAAAGGGGGGGTTTCATCGGGCTACTCAGCACCAAGCCTACGAGAAACCTCAGAAGTATGGGGACAACAAACAGGGGGTCGTGGCAACCAAGGCGACCCTTATGCGCGCGGCATGATTATTGGTAATCCGGATCTTAAACCGGAAAAAACGCTTAACTATGAAGTTGGCGTTAGTTACACGCCTAATGATCAGCTAGATACAAGTATCACAGCGTTCTACACTAAATTTAAAGACAAAATTCAAATCGTTGATCTTCACTCAAAAACGCCAGGGGTAAGCTATCCTGGTCCTGATGGTCGTGGTTATGGTTTTATTCAAACCCGTGAAAATGCCGATAGAGCCACTTCTAAAGGTATTGAACTATCGGTACGCTGGAAACCTATCGATGTAGTTACTTTAACCGGAAACTACACTTGGATTGAAACAGAAATCACCCAAGGGAAGTTTAAAGGGGAACAATTTACGCAAACACCTAAGCATATGTTTAATCTCCATGCTGACTGGCAAGTAATGCCGCAAGCAAACATCTGGACTAAGATTAACTACCGCGGAGAAGAGACTTCATTAACACGTTCTGGCGGCCCTGGTGATAAATATCCGGGATACACCACTTATGATCTAGGAGGTAGCTATAAAGTCAGTAGTGATACCAGTATCTATGCCGGTGTTTATAACGTTACCAACAAAAAAATTGATAATCCAAACTTAAACCACACGATCGATGGTCGCCGTTATTGGATTGGTATCAATGTTGACTTTTAATTAGTCACTCCTTTAAAAAGTATCTCCACTTCTCATAAAAAATGAAAAGTACTATCAAATCCATCACTTAAGATTATTTAAAGTGATGGATTTTTTTATTTCAGATAAGGTCTTTATCACTAACCTCTAATCTACTTAATTTACACTTGCAAATAACAATGATTACTATTAACATATATCTCATTCAATGGATTCTCCCATTGATCCCTCATCATTGATGAATTTAAGTCTCCATTAAATAGACTTTTAACCCCGAACTCCCATAAAAGTCTCTAATCAAGCCCATCATTTATTGATGGTTTTTTTCTATACTTTAAAAACTAAAAAAGGTGAAGAGGCCCCTTTAACGATTCCCCTTTCTCATTAGCATCATTGATTAATAAAAGAGCAATATTTACATTTCGCCATTTTTCTATCAAACTCCCCATAGATCAATCTCTTTCAAGTTCCTTTATTTGGCATCTTACTTTAAAATCAAAACAATATTCCCACAAAATGGGAATTGATTTTGTTGATAAAAATCAATTTTGCTAAGGTCAAATCAGATAGGAACCTACTATGAAAAATTCAGATCGTATACTCAATATTCTTTCCTACATTGGAAATGCAGATAAGCCAGTCTCCCCTAAGGAGTTAGAAGAGAAGCTCAACATCCCCATTTCTAGTGTTTATAGAATCCTCAATACTCTCATTCTTTGGGAATATGTCACACATTCTCATATCTTGGGATTCTATACCTTAGGCGCACAGAGTCTTAAAGGACGAGAGCTTTATGAAAAGTACTCCCTTTTAACACCTAGTGTTGAAAAGATCCTCACAACCTTAATGGAAAAGAGTAATGAGTCTGCGGCTATCATCGTCAGTGACTTATCAAAAAGCATTTGTGTTTCGATGATCGAGAGTAAACAAGCCCTTCGATGCTCATTTATCCCTGGAAAGGGGGATGTTTTAATTAAAGGTGCTAGCGGAAAAACACTCTTAGCCTTTTACGATAAAGCGCTACAAACAAAAATATTAGCGCAATACTTTCGTCA
The nucleotide sequence above comes from Ignatzschineria rhizosphaerae. Encoded proteins:
- a CDS encoding TonB-dependent receptor domain-containing protein, with translation MPSQPQFKKSILCSALLLICTTGLAFSQTTSPLVEQEEEELLNSKPTIDLSKIVVTAGGFAQEVKDAPASISVVSKQDIQEAPFRDVTDALRDIPGVNVSGRGNSADISIRGMDPKYTLFMVDGKRQNSRQSRPNGSEGFEQGWIPPLSAIERIEVVRGPMSSRYGSDAMGGVINVITKKVSDVWGGSVRLESNIEGESHTGNTQTAEIYLNGPIITEKLGLQLYGKYSHRSEGKYYQNNKGDDIGGSAEDKMHNLGGKLTFVPVAGHTIELEAGTAVQRTIANVGKSLPKGNDADDTHRRDNQSIRYLGEYDNGITSDFMITHEKTDNRFRHITFENLEANGNVIIPIGMHTVTVGGQIRKETLKGEDNAVTDAPRKLTHKSQALFIEDEWWLLDNFSLTGGLRYDHDEDYGSNFTPRLYAVWNTTDAITIKGGVSSGYSAPSLRETSEVWGQQTGGRGNQGDPYARGMIIGNPDLKPEKTLNYEVGVSYTPNDQLDTSITAFYTKFKDKIQIVDLHSKTPGVSYPGPDGRGYGFIQTRENADRATSKGIELSVRWKPIDVVTLTGNYTWIETEITQGKFKGEQFTQTPKHMFNLHADWQVMPQANIWTKINYRGEETSLTRSGGPGDKYPGYTTYDLGGSYKVSSDTSIYAGVYNVTNKKIDNPNLNHTIDGRRYWIGINVDF
- a CDS encoding IclR family transcriptional regulator gives rise to the protein MKNSDRILNILSYIGNADKPVSPKELEEKLNIPISSVYRILNTLILWEYVTHSHILGFYTLGAQSLKGRELYEKYSLLTPSVEKILTTLMEKSNESAAIIVSDLSKSICVSMIESKQALRCSFIPGKGDVLIKGASGKTLLAFYDKALQTKILAQYFRQDQQAEKALLIKDLEAIKKCGYGRSVGEIDEGVLGISAPIFRQKQTAAVVTLMAPYFRSQDKEPEFIKLVMTAAHHITDIINHN